A window of the Eretmochelys imbricata isolate rEreImb1 chromosome 7, rEreImb1.hap1, whole genome shotgun sequence genome harbors these coding sequences:
- the OAT gene encoding ornithine aminotransferase, mitochondrial isoform X1 — translation MFSKLAHSQTFAVLRRGVHASVSASTSVAPKKTSQGTLSSEYIFEREAKYGAHNYHPLPVALEKGRGIYMWDVEGRKYFDFLSAYSAVNQGHCHPKIVEALKSQAEKLTLTSRAFYNDVLGEYEEYVTKMFNYSKVLPMNTGVEAGETACKLARKWAYTVKGIPKYKAKIIFAAGNFWGRTMSAVSSSTDPTSYDGFGPFMPGFEVIPYNDLPALERALQDPNIAAFMVEPIQGEAGVVVPDEGYLPGVQELCTKHNVLFIADEIQTGLARTGKMLAVDHENVRPDLVLLGKALSGGLYPVSAVLCDDEIMLTIKPGEHGSTYGGNPLACRVAMAALEVIEEESLSENAEAMGNLLRSELMKTPSDIVTCVRGKGLLNAIVIRETKDYDAWKVCLRLRDNGLLAKPTHGDIIRLAPPLVIKEDEIRECIEIIHKTILSF, via the exons ATGTTTTCCAAACTAGCCCACTCACAAACCTTTGCTGTTCTGCGTCGTGGCGTTCATGCTTCAGTGAGTGCTTCTACATCAGTTGCACCTAAAAAAACCAGCCAGGGAACTCTGTCCTCTGAATACATATTTGAACGTGAAGCTAAATATGGTGCACACAACTATCATCCCCTACCTGTTGCTCTAGAAAAAGGAAGAG GTATTTATATGTGGGATGTAGAAggcagaaaatattttgatttcttgAGCGCTTACAGTGCTGTGAATCAAGGTCACTGTCATCCAAAGATTGTGGAAGCTCTGAAATCTCAAGCTGAGAAACTGACCCTTACCTCTCGGGCATTCTACAATGATGTACTTGGTGAATATGAAGAGTATGTCACCAAAATGTTCAACTACAGCAAAGTTCTTCCAATGAACACAG GGGTGGAAGCTGGAGAAACTGCCTGTAAACTGGCTCGCAAGTGGGCATACACTGTAAAGGGAATTCCAAAATACAAAGCAAAGATTATTTTTGCAG CTGGGAACTTCTGGGGCAGAACAATGTCTGCTGTCTCTAGCTCTACAGATCCAACTAGTTATGATGGGTTTGGACCATTTATGCCAGGTTTTGAAGTAATTCCGTACAATGACCTTCCAGCTCTTGAG CGTGCACTTCAGGATCCAAACATAGCAGCTTTCATGGTTGAACCAATTCAAGGTGAAGCAGGTGTGGTTGTCCCTGATGAAGGTTATCTACCAGGAGTGCAAGAGCTCTGCACAAAACACAAT GTGCTGTTTATTGCTGATGAAATACAGACTGGCTTAGCTAGAACTGGGAAAATGCTGGCTGTTGACCATGAAAATGTGAGACCTGACCTGGTGCTGCTTGGAAAGGCCCTTTCTGGTGGCTTATATCCT GTAtcagcagtgctgtgtgatgaTGAAATTATGCTGACCATTAAGCCAGGTGAACATGGATCTACATACGGAGGAAATCCATTAGCCTGCCGTGTGGCTATGGCAGCACTTGAG GTGATTGAAGAAGAAAGCTTAAGTGAAAATGCAGAAGCAATGGGCAACCTATTAAGAAGTGAGCTCATGAAGACTCCATCAGACATTGTGACCTGTGTAAGAGGAAAAGGATTACTAAATGCTATTGTTATCCGTGAAACTAAAG aCTATGATGCCTGGAAAGTGTGTCTGCGGCTTCGTGATAATGGACTTCTCGCCAAACCCACACATGGTGATATCATCAGGCTGGCACCCCCACTTGTGATCAAGGAGGATGAAATCAGAGAGTGCATTGAAATCATTCATAAAACCATTCTGTCTTTCTGA
- the OAT gene encoding ornithine aminotransferase, mitochondrial isoform X2, with translation MPTLIAKLTGIYMWDVEGRKYFDFLSAYSAVNQGHCHPKIVEALKSQAEKLTLTSRAFYNDVLGEYEEYVTKMFNYSKVLPMNTGVEAGETACKLARKWAYTVKGIPKYKAKIIFAAGNFWGRTMSAVSSSTDPTSYDGFGPFMPGFEVIPYNDLPALERALQDPNIAAFMVEPIQGEAGVVVPDEGYLPGVQELCTKHNVLFIADEIQTGLARTGKMLAVDHENVRPDLVLLGKALSGGLYPVSAVLCDDEIMLTIKPGEHGSTYGGNPLACRVAMAALEVIEEESLSENAEAMGNLLRSELMKTPSDIVTCVRGKGLLNAIVIRETKDYDAWKVCLRLRDNGLLAKPTHGDIIRLAPPLVIKEDEIRECIEIIHKTILSF, from the exons ATGCCCACTTTGATTGCAAAGTTGACAG GTATTTATATGTGGGATGTAGAAggcagaaaatattttgatttcttgAGCGCTTACAGTGCTGTGAATCAAGGTCACTGTCATCCAAAGATTGTGGAAGCTCTGAAATCTCAAGCTGAGAAACTGACCCTTACCTCTCGGGCATTCTACAATGATGTACTTGGTGAATATGAAGAGTATGTCACCAAAATGTTCAACTACAGCAAAGTTCTTCCAATGAACACAG GGGTGGAAGCTGGAGAAACTGCCTGTAAACTGGCTCGCAAGTGGGCATACACTGTAAAGGGAATTCCAAAATACAAAGCAAAGATTATTTTTGCAG CTGGGAACTTCTGGGGCAGAACAATGTCTGCTGTCTCTAGCTCTACAGATCCAACTAGTTATGATGGGTTTGGACCATTTATGCCAGGTTTTGAAGTAATTCCGTACAATGACCTTCCAGCTCTTGAG CGTGCACTTCAGGATCCAAACATAGCAGCTTTCATGGTTGAACCAATTCAAGGTGAAGCAGGTGTGGTTGTCCCTGATGAAGGTTATCTACCAGGAGTGCAAGAGCTCTGCACAAAACACAAT GTGCTGTTTATTGCTGATGAAATACAGACTGGCTTAGCTAGAACTGGGAAAATGCTGGCTGTTGACCATGAAAATGTGAGACCTGACCTGGTGCTGCTTGGAAAGGCCCTTTCTGGTGGCTTATATCCT GTAtcagcagtgctgtgtgatgaTGAAATTATGCTGACCATTAAGCCAGGTGAACATGGATCTACATACGGAGGAAATCCATTAGCCTGCCGTGTGGCTATGGCAGCACTTGAG GTGATTGAAGAAGAAAGCTTAAGTGAAAATGCAGAAGCAATGGGCAACCTATTAAGAAGTGAGCTCATGAAGACTCCATCAGACATTGTGACCTGTGTAAGAGGAAAAGGATTACTAAATGCTATTGTTATCCGTGAAACTAAAG aCTATGATGCCTGGAAAGTGTGTCTGCGGCTTCGTGATAATGGACTTCTCGCCAAACCCACACATGGTGATATCATCAGGCTGGCACCCCCACTTGTGATCAAGGAGGATGAAATCAGAGAGTGCATTGAAATCATTCATAAAACCATTCTGTCTTTCTGA
- the OAT gene encoding ornithine aminotransferase, mitochondrial isoform X3 yields the protein MSAVSSSTDPTSYDGFGPFMPGFEVIPYNDLPALERALQDPNIAAFMVEPIQGEAGVVVPDEGYLPGVQELCTKHNVLFIADEIQTGLARTGKMLAVDHENVRPDLVLLGKALSGGLYPVSAVLCDDEIMLTIKPGEHGSTYGGNPLACRVAMAALEVIEEESLSENAEAMGNLLRSELMKTPSDIVTCVRGKGLLNAIVIRETKDYDAWKVCLRLRDNGLLAKPTHGDIIRLAPPLVIKEDEIRECIEIIHKTILSF from the exons ATGTCTGCTGTCTCTAGCTCTACAGATCCAACTAGTTATGATGGGTTTGGACCATTTATGCCAGGTTTTGAAGTAATTCCGTACAATGACCTTCCAGCTCTTGAG CGTGCACTTCAGGATCCAAACATAGCAGCTTTCATGGTTGAACCAATTCAAGGTGAAGCAGGTGTGGTTGTCCCTGATGAAGGTTATCTACCAGGAGTGCAAGAGCTCTGCACAAAACACAAT GTGCTGTTTATTGCTGATGAAATACAGACTGGCTTAGCTAGAACTGGGAAAATGCTGGCTGTTGACCATGAAAATGTGAGACCTGACCTGGTGCTGCTTGGAAAGGCCCTTTCTGGTGGCTTATATCCT GTAtcagcagtgctgtgtgatgaTGAAATTATGCTGACCATTAAGCCAGGTGAACATGGATCTACATACGGAGGAAATCCATTAGCCTGCCGTGTGGCTATGGCAGCACTTGAG GTGATTGAAGAAGAAAGCTTAAGTGAAAATGCAGAAGCAATGGGCAACCTATTAAGAAGTGAGCTCATGAAGACTCCATCAGACATTGTGACCTGTGTAAGAGGAAAAGGATTACTAAATGCTATTGTTATCCGTGAAACTAAAG aCTATGATGCCTGGAAAGTGTGTCTGCGGCTTCGTGATAATGGACTTCTCGCCAAACCCACACATGGTGATATCATCAGGCTGGCACCCCCACTTGTGATCAAGGAGGATGAAATCAGAGAGTGCATTGAAATCATTCATAAAACCATTCTGTCTTTCTGA